ACTAGCCAGATTATGAAGCTTTTTGGGCTTGCAACTGGGCTGCACACAAACTTCCAAAAAAGTAGCTTCTATCCAATTAGGTGTGAAGGGATCGATCTTCAAGCTCTCCAAGCAACCCTGGGCTGTCAACTGGCACAGTTGCCCTGCAAATATCTTGGAATGCCACTCACTGACAGAAAGCTCACCAAAACTGACTGCCGGCCTATTATGGATAAGTTCGGGCCTGCTTGTGCAGGATGGAAGATTGGCTGGATCAATATTGCTGGCAGGCTCACTCTGGTCCGGGTAGTTCTCTCGGCTCTCCTCACTTTCCAGATGATCTCAATTGCCCAGCCAAAGTGGCTCGACAAGATGGTGGATAAAATTAGAAGACCCTTCCTCTGGACAGGCGAGGGCAGCGCTTCTGGTGGTAAATGCCTTGTGAGATGGTCCCTAGTATGCCGGCCACTTGAGTTCGGAGGACTAGGAATTTCAAACCTGTTCCTTCAGAGTATAGCCCTACGCCTTCAATAGCTATGGCAACAAGCGACGCTCACGGACAGACCGTGGGAAGGACTGCCTTTCCCTTCGGACAAGCTCACGCAGAATTTTTTTGAGGCAAGCACTGTCATCCATGTTGGAAATGGGGAGCAATACAAATTCTGGCACAGTCATTGGCTTAATGGATGCACCCTCAAGGACGCTGCTCCGCACCTCTTTGCTCACAGTCGAAAAAGACAGATCACGATCAAGATGGCCGTCTCGGGCAACAATTGGATTCAATACATCAAGCCCAACCCTTCACTTGTTGTTCTTCGTGAATACATATTGCTGTGGAATCTACTGCAAGGTGTGCATCTCCAGCCTGACATACCTGACTCCATTAGTTTTTTTTGGAATTGTTTGAATTGCTTATCACATGTGTCACGTGATACCTGACTCCATTAGTTGGCAGTGGACTACAGATGGATCATACTCGGCAAAATCTGCCTACTATATGCTCTTCCAAGGACTGACGAGATCAAATGCCAAGCAGCTGATACGGGATTCAAAAACCCCGGCAAAGTGCAAATTCCATGCTTGGTTGGCCATCCAAGGAAGATGTAACACTGCTGACATTTTGCTGAAGAAAGGATGGCCACACACCCCGATCTGCAAGCTCTGCAACACCCAGCCGGAGACAGCGCTGCACCTCTTCGCCCAATGCAGTCTTAGTAGGACGATCTGGGAGGAAATCGTTCGCCGCTTTAACATGGACATGGAGCCACCTGCTAGTAATGAACGAAGCCTTGAAGATTGGTGGATCCAATCGATCAACAATAGGCCGCAGGCCACGATCACCAAGACATGCACTCTCTTCATTTGTATCTGGTGGAAAATCTGGAAGGAAAGAAACAATCGCATTTTCAAAAACAAGGCATGCAACGTCCCTTCTCTCCTGCTGAAAATATACAGCGAACTAGATTCATGGAGGCTAGCCGGCCTTGCCGGGGCAATGTGGATGCCACCTGACTAGAAAATATGACCCTAGGCTATCCGTCTCactttcttcttctacttcttcttttcatACTTTGTTCACACTTGTAACTGCCATCTTTGGCACCCTTCTTAATGAATGAAATCAGCACTGGCTGTGTTTCGTCGAAAAAAAAGGGCAACTTCATATTTTTTGTAAGATCTTCATGGGTCCATTGAATGTGTGATATTACATGTTACCTTCTAAAAAGCTACAAAATGGTAGGCAtaatatctactccctccgtcccataatggaagacgttttttgacactagtgtagtttcaaaaaacgtcttacattatgagctcTGCACAAAGGGAGCTCTGCACAAGGACAGTAGCACATAAGATAAGGTGATATAGAGTTTTGTCGAAGCTTCAGACAGAAGTGTCTGGGTGGTGTAGTTGGTTATCACGTTAGTCTCACACACTAAAGGTCCCCAGTTCGAACCTGGGCTCAGACATGTACTTTTTATTTTGCCTATTTTTCTTCCCTTTTCtgcctttttttttcaaattttgtgtTGGTTTGTATATTTTAAATATAAATAGAATATATTTCTTCCAACTTCCAGCATATTTTGCTTCACGTTTCTAACATTCGAACCTAGGCTTGGACAGTTCGAACCTGGGCTCAGACATGTACTTTTTATTTTGCCTATTTTTCTTCCCTTTTCtgcctttttttttcaaattttgtgtTGGTTTGTATATTTTAAATATAAATAGAATATATTTCTTCCAACTTCCAGCATATTTTGCTTCACGTTTCTAACATTCGAACCTAGGCTTGGACATTATTCCTCCTGTTTTGGGGCATCCATTTCCTTTCCCTTTTTTCGTAAATTTCCTATCATTCCGTTCACTTATTTCCTTTTCATTATTTTTGGTAAAGTTCGCATCGTTTCGGTTTTCTATGTGCATGTATAGTCTCCAGTAGCCATATACCGTATGTTTTAACATCCATCACATCGTGCTTCACATTTTCAGCAAACTTATAATCTGCTATctggaagaagaagagggaaaatGCAGCAAGCCCCAAAATTCCTTTTTATGCCGCTTTGCGTCACACCTGATGCAGTCTTCAGCTTCTCCATTTTTTTTCCTTTCTATATATCTAAGAATCAGTGAGCTTGAATTAAAAAACAAAAATCAGTGAGCCTGCAGTTTATTTACAGGCAATACCTCAACGAATCTAACTTATCTAGTCCACAcatatactccctctattcctaaatacacGACATTTTTTGAAGTTcaacccctgttcctaaatatatgacgttttgaactgcaaaaatgtcttatatttaggaacagagggagtagcgtcACATATAAAATGCATTATGTTGCAGATTCAGTGGCAAGTAATCTACCCGACAAGACCAATGTGACGGCTTGTCAGATTTACAAGTCCATCGACAAAAAAAACAGTGCCCACGCTCACCATGCCATAGATATCAAAGACAAAAACAAGAATCATTCGCTAATATAAATAGAAGGAACAACACACATACTATTTAGTACTGTATTTGGTAGAAGACACACTACAAACCTCCAATGGTCAAGTTCAGCAAGTAGGACGCCTCACACAATCACATACATTGATTGGGCTACCATATGCAAGCACCCGAAAAATCATGCTAACTATAACACCGCTCGCTCTTACGACACCAATCATGATAGCTATAATACCGCTCGTACAGCACCAATGAATCAGCTCAGGTGGCCTAAACAATCCAAGGTCGAATCACCCTCTTAACCTAAGAACGGCGCATCCGTTGCTGGAAGTAGAAAAAAGCGACGTCGACTAGTTTCCGTTGATGGCACCATTCGAGCTTACTAGGACTGGAGCCCTCTTCTGTGCAAGGTCCGCTTCCTCTACTTCTGACAAGAAACCGTTCTCGAAGAATGCCGAGTGGAGGGCTTGCACGCACTGCTTCGCCTCGCTGTCATTCACCACCAAGGAGATGTTCACCTGCTCATATGCACAGTTAGAAACcgacatgtgtagaaaacaaagttcgtcCCATTTTGGCGAAGGggacactattattattattacctTGGACGCCCCTTGCGAAATCATCTGAACATTAACACCATTTCTGCGTAGAACGTTGAATGCCTGGCATGCAAGCAGTGAATGTAAACGCTATGATGGAAAATGATCAACTGAAGTACTTAAAATATTTGGTGAGCATTCTAACGCATTACCCCACATCGTGCATTATGTTAAGATGAAATTTGTGTAGTCGTACCTTCTCAAGAATCAGAGACGATCTCTGCACGTTCCCTATCAGGGAAATGATTGATCTGTGCTGTAGGAGATGAACAACTGCAATCTTTTCAAGctcttcaactacatgatcaagctcCTGCCACATCATCACAACAAAACAATGAAACAGGAGCATATATAAAGAACACAGCGGTAGGACAGTGCCAGGCAGTATTGTTGGCAGAAAACTTTACATAAAAGTGGAATAAGGTCCCAAGTTTTTACCTGCTGGATCAATTCACGACTCCACAGTTTTGATGGATCTAGTGTCAATGATATGCTGACTTCACTAGTAGCCACAGAATCAACAGAGATACCCAAATCTTCAAATATTGAGAAGACCTGCGCAAAAACAATATAGTAAAAAAAACAGATATACCTGTAGGAAAAAGGGGCCACAAGACTGTTGCTATGTTTACCTTGCAGAGAAGACCTGCATAGAAAGTCAAAAACGGCGTACAATAAAAGAAAGCGTATAGCTATAGGGAAAGAGAGCCACAAGACTGTTGTTATTTACCTTTGCTAGAAAGCCATACTGTCCGAGCATCCTTGTGCTCACTATATCCAGCATGGTAATATTTGATTTCAGGACAATGCTGGTTAATATGCTCTGCAAAATAATGTCCAATCAGGGATCAGTAGCAATTGCACATGGAAGAATCAAAATATACTGACACAGTCATGTAACAAACCTTGCGCATATCTCTTGTTTTAGTGATCACAGTGCCAGGTGCATGACGGTTATATGAGTTCTTCACTCGAACTGGGATACCACCTTCCCTGGCTGGTCGCATGGATTGGGGATGCAAAACCTAATAGTTGGTGGAAGTATTTGTGCAAGTGTTATATAATGGTAGAACGATACTTGCTAAATCACCTAGTAACACAAGAAACACATAGAACAAAAAGTATCAATGCTGTAAAGGTCCCAGCTTACACAGCCAACCCCTGAACCACAAAACTAACTAATTTTGAAATGCCAAGAATTGAGAATAAACATATAGTAGCATTTTCTAAGGTAATAAAGTGCAACAGCGAAGCTTCCACTATTCAGTCAACAAGTAAATAAACAAGGAATACCTGTGCACCAAAATAAGCAAGTTCAGCTGCCTCATCAAAAGTCAAGTAGGGTACTGGTACTGCGTTTGCATAAATATTTGGATCACACGTCAACACACCGTCTACATCCTTCCAAACCTGTTGCAGATTTCAAAAATTGAGTTACAACCCACAGCACAGTTACAACCCACAGCACAGTTACTCAAATAGAAAACAAACCTGAATTTCTCTTAACCCCAAGGCTTTGCCAATGGTTGTAGCGGTCAAATCACTGCCACCCCTTCCTAACGTTGTGACCGCACATGATTTCCATCCCTGTTATTTGTATGAGCATCGTCATAAGCACAAACAAAGCAAAATCCTCTTGTGCATGAATTACATAACATTACAGACCTTCCCAAGGAAGCCAGTCACTATAGGAATAGCTGGGTCATCAATCCAATCTCCATGTAGCCTCTTTGCAACAGCAGGATAAGTTGCTTCGAGAATATCGGCATTTGTGAAATCGTCAGTGGTTATAAAGCCAAGATCAAAAGCATCATACTGCAAACAAGAAAAATAATTGTTAAGACATTATTGGAATGAAATATCATTGTTATTTGTGGAACATGTCTAATTACAGATAGTTGTGAAATACATTACAGACTCAAAACAATTTCACATAGTTGTGGGCTAAAGCAACTTTCATCAACAATAGACATCCACATGCACTAGGGCATAGCCAGGATGTTTAACTGCAGTAGTGTATAGAAAGAACAGATTCGACTCTCGGTCATATCCCTGCTAATATGAGATGCTAACTTCCCACCTTTCTCAACCCCTTGGCACTCGAATATACCCCATGGAGCTAACTACTTTCTGGAGTTTGGATAGCCAAGTGGCGGACAGGCATACTACAGGTATTTTTGCAACCAAGCTGTGGGCTATCATCGTATCTACTAACAGCATACTGCATGTGCTTGACACAGCAAAGCAAGTTCACCTCACTCGTTGCATGCTGGGACCTTTTAGTAGTTCATGGAACCAATGTTGCTGTATCGTGGTACAATTAATCAACTTGAAGCAATTAGTTTCATCAATCAAGTAGAAGTAGAAACAAAAGAATATATAGAAGGAAAGACCCACGAGACTGTCAACGATATTCCTATAACCAATTCAGTTTTCCATGTTAGCGAGATACTAATAACCCCTTCTGGAGATGTTCTGTCGAAT
Above is a window of Triticum dicoccoides isolate Atlit2015 ecotype Zavitan chromosome 5B, WEW_v2.0, whole genome shotgun sequence DNA encoding:
- the LOC119312833 gene encoding aspartokinase 1, chloroplastic-like, translating into MATALRLARDSPAAVSKLGRERATLCAIARPGGQCCARRGLVLRCQSGAAAAAATIRKGEAADGAGAAAGFTVVMKFGGSSLASAARMREVADLVLSFPEETPVVVLSAMGKTTNNLLLAGEKAVSCGAPKASEINELAVIKELHLRTIDELGLDSSIVSGFLDELEQLLKGVAMMKELTLRTRDYLVSFGECMSTRIFAAYLNKLGKKARQYDAFDLGFITTDDFTNADILEATYPAVAKRLHGDWIDDPAIPIVTGFLGKGWKSCAVTTLGRGGSDLTATTIGKALGLREIQVWKDVDGVLTCDPNIYANAVPVPYLTFDEAAELAYFGAQVLHPQSMRPAREGGIPVRVKNSYNRHAPGTVITKTRDMRKSILTSIVLKSNITMLDIVSTRMLGQYGFLAKVFSIFEDLGISVDSVATSEVSISLTLDPSKLWSRELIQQELDHVVEELEKIAVVHLLQHRSIISLIGNVQRSSLILEKAFNVLRRNGVNVQMISQGASKVNISLVVNDSEAKQCVQALHSAFFENGFLSEVEEADLAQKRAPVLVSSNGAINGN